In one window of Balearica regulorum gibbericeps isolate bBalReg1 chromosome 29, bBalReg1.pri, whole genome shotgun sequence DNA:
- the LOC104635372 gene encoding antiviral innate immune response effector IFIT1-like, translating to MSSEQLKKELDALQCHFTWHLGVIGHAGPTHVLQKLAVEIKHTAHQNGAALLGLQAYLYHLKGQNREALQSLKDAENHETQDEQQTSTAGSLIIYGNYAWIHYLQGSYKEAQRYLKRIQQLCPPPLDARLIPYIQAQKGWSLLAIRARNGERARECFEVALMLEPENTYFHAGLGMALYFSWSYFWYPDIARKAIIQLERTVLEQPNNYRAKIYLAKLLEHVDIKRSINLIEESAEKSSDPDVLRISAMFWQRRSAEQTIKILRRALQQDPGYHLLYQVLAKYYKIQWLNAKEEDKKNILEAAINELKQIVQKHPDLDILFVKLQLAEFYGVRDPAQEEMIYKELEEKRDTLSPKGCQALDLYWGKFFLYRKRSIHEAKVKFMDGYKIPMLTEERKECGWKLIKMARYCSSDDADTIYRFMQETDRHLPAEFAGIGLDRWWEPWSGESRVFFLQS from the exons ATGAG CAGTGAGCAACTGAAGAAGGAGTTGGATGCTCTTCAATGCCATTTCACCTGGCATTTGGGTGTAATAGGCCACGCTGGACCTACACACGTCCTGCAGAAGCTGGCTGTTGAAATCAAGCACACAGCCCACCAAAACGGGGCAGCACTCTTGGGACTGCAGGCATACCTGTACCACCTGAAAGGCCAGAACAGAGAAGCTCTGCAAAGCCTTAAAGATGCTGAAAACCATGAGACACAAGATGAGCAGCAGACATCTACTGCTGGTTCTTTGATTATCTATGGGAATTATGCTTGGATCCACTACCTTCAGGGCTCTTACAAGGAGGCTCAAAGATATCTGAAACGaattcagcagctctgcccacctCCTTTGGATGCACGGCTGATCCCATACATCCAGGCCCAGAAAGGCTGGTCCCTCTTGGCCATCAGAGCCCGTAATGGGGAACGTGCAAGAGAGTGCTTTGAGGTGGCATTGATGCTTGAACCAGAGAACACATATTTCCATGCTGGGCTCGGAATGGCTCTTTATTTCTCCTGGAGTTACTTCTGGTATCCTGATATTGCAAGGAAAGCCATAATCCAGTTAGAAAGAACTGTCCTTGAGCAGCCAAATAACTACAGagctaaaatatatttagccAAGCTACTTGAACATGTGGATATAAAAAGATCAATTAACTTGATAGAAGAAAGTGCAGAGAAAAGCTCCGATCCTGATGTCCTCAGAATTTCAGCTATGTTCTGGCAGCGACGGTCTGCAGAGCAAACAATCAAGATATTACGACGAGCCCTGCAGCAGGATCCAGGCTACCACCTTCTCTACCAAGTCTTGGCCAAGTACTACAAGATACAATGGCTTAATGCAAAGGAGGAAGACAAGAAGAATATATTAGAGGCAGCCATCAACGAGCTCAAGCAAATTGTTCAGAAACATCCAGACCTTGATATTCTCTTTGTAAAGCTGCAATTAGCAGAGTTCTATGGTGTAAGAGACCCAGCACAGGAAGAGATGATCTacaaggagctggaggagaagagggacACCCTGAGCCCCAAAGGGTGTCAAGCCCTTGATCTCTACTGGGGAAAATTCTTCCTCTACAGGAAGAGATCAATTCATGAAGCTAAAGTAAAGTTTATGGATGGTTACAAGATTCCCATGctgacagaagaaaggaaggagtgCGGGTGGAAGCTCATAAAGATGGCTAGGTACTGCAGCAGTGACGATGCTGATACTATCTATCGCTTCATGCAAGAAACCGACCGCCACCTGCCTGCGGAATTTGCTGGAATTGGTCTAGACAGATGGTGGGAGCCCTGGTCTGGAGAAAGCAGAGTATTCTTTTTGCAAAGCTAG
- the SLC61A1 gene encoding molybdate-anion transporter, whose protein sequence is MLLASYSACALLLAACLALELASCRSRPPAAPHHANPAFRRFQRGYYRVYLPALAADWLQGPYLYKLYQHYHFLEGQIAILYVCGFASSVLFGLVSSSLVDRLGRKKSCVLFSLTYSICCLVKLSRDYLVLAVGRVLGGLSTALLFSAFEAWYVHEHVERYDFPTEWIAVTFSRAAFWNNVIAVGAGGTADFFAEWLGLGPVAPFMVSIPLLVLSGVFAVKNWDENYGKKRTFSKTCGDGLKCLLSDHRVLLLGTIQALFESVIYIFIFLWTPVLDPHGAPLGIVFSGFMAASMLGSSLYRLAVSKRYHLQPVHLLSLAVLLVFFSLFMLTFSTNPGQESPAESFLAFLLIELSCGLYFPAMGFLRRKVVPEKDRLGVMNWFRLPLNLLACLGLLVLHDSDRQTGTRSMFGICAAVALLALLAVGRLFALSRHDAELRLPAPPGQADGTPEL, encoded by the coding sequence ATGCTCCTCGCCTCCTACTCCGCCTGCGCCCTCCTCCTGGCCGCCTGCCTGGCGTTGGAGCTGGCCTCCTGCCGCTCCcgtccccccgcagccccccaccaCGCCAACCCGGCCTTCCGACGCTTCCAGCGTGGTTACTACCGCGTCTACCTCCCGGCACTGGCCGCCGACTGGCTGCAGGGACCCTACCTCTACAAACTCTACCAGCACTACCATTTCCTGGAGGGACAAATCGCCATCCTCTACGTTTGCGGCTTCGCCTCCAGCGTCCTTTTTGGGttggtttcttcttctttagTAGATCGATTGGGTCGGAAAAAATCTTGcgttcttttttctttgacctATTCGATTTGTTGTTTGGTTAAACTCTCCCGGGATTACCTGGTGCTGGCGGTGGGGAGGGTTTTAGGAGGGTTGTCCACGGCGTTGCTCTTCTCCGCCTTCGAGGCATGGTACGTCCACGAACACGTGGAGCGGTATGATTTTCCGACCGAGTGGATCGCCGTCACCTTCTCCCGGGCGGCTTTTTGGAACAACGTGATCGCCGTGGGGGCCGGGGGGACGGCCGATTTCTTCGCCGAGTGGTTGGGGTTGGGGCCGGTGGCTCCGTTCATGGTCTCCATCCCCCTCTTGGTGCTGTCGGGGGTTTTCGCCGTCAAAAATTGGGATGAAAACTACGGGAAGAAACGAACTTTCTCCAAAACCTGCGGCGACGGTTTGAAGTGCCTCCTCTCCGACCATCGCGTCCTTCTCCTGGGGACCATCCAGGCATTGTTTGAAAGCGTCATCTacatcttcatcttcctctggaCGCCCGTCCTGGATCCCCACGGCGCTCCTTTGGGCATCGTCTTCTCCGGTTTCATGGCCGCCAGCATGTTGGGCTCCTCGCTTTACCGCCTGGCCGTCTCCAAGCGTTACCACCTCCAGCCCgtccacctcctctccctcgcCGTCCTCCTCgtcttcttctccctcttcatGCTCACCTTCTCCACCAACCCCGGCCAGGAGAGCCCCGCCGAGTCCTTCCTCGCCTTCCTCCTCATCGAACTCTCCTGCGGGCTTTACTTTCCGGCTATGGGTTTCCTCCGACGGAAAGTTGTTCCGGAAAAGGATCGTTTAGGGGTAATGAACTGGTTTCGTCTCCCTCTGAACTTACTGGCGTGTCTGGGTTTACTGGTTCTCCACGACAGCGACCGTCAGACGGGCACCAGGAGCATGTTCGGCATCTGCGCGGCCGTGGCGCTCTTGGCGCTGTTGGCCGTCGGTCGCCTCTTCGCCCTGAGCCGTCACGACGCCGAACTCCGCTTGCCCGCGCCGCCGGGACAGGCCGACGGCACCCCCGAGCTGTGA